The Mytilus edulis chromosome 5, xbMytEdul2.2, whole genome shotgun sequence genomic interval GCGCTATAGGCTCAGATTGCAATATCAAACAAAAGCTATCTTATAAAAATGGtggtaaaataatcaaaaaaagtataatttaGATAAGATAAACATAACCATAATTGATAAAGTGATGTGAATTCAAAATTTGTAACACAATTGAAATAATTATGGACTATCACAGCAAAGATATTTTATCCTAAAACATACACAATTTAATAAGCATACTGTAGTTGGGTATGACTGCTAAATTCATCTTTGTTGCCATATGTATGTTTTCCGGATGTtctgttatacatgtataatttcaGTGTGGTAAAGATTGTTTAAAGTAACAGTGTATATTGTGATATTGTTTCTATTATAGATTAAAAGAATTGCTGAGGACCCGACTTGTTGAATGTGGGTGGAGAGACCAACTTAAACAGTATTGTAAAGGTTGGTTGGTATTTAACTATTTATATAACATGTAGTATGAAAGAACATTtgtcaataatcatgataatatcaaCATTTTGTACATCCAATGaatatgaatacatgtatacagtacagataaagataaagatattttatttcctaatcatagggctcataacaagcatgtaatcacataaagtgaaaataaaaagccTTTCTCTCCCACTCCCATACACTCACACATACAACTATAGTTCTGATAAATGATTACAATTTCAACCATGTTGAAATTGTTATCATTTATCATTCAAGTTTAGATTgtttgaaaacttaaaaaaagtatttgaagataaaaaataataacccTAACAActgtcaactgacaattttgactcttctctttttcttttttcttattttcataattattgaTTATAGAGGTGGtaaaacagaaaggattagaacaTATCACAGTAGACGATTTAGTGGCTGAAATAACACCCAAAGGAAGATGTGAGTATTCTACTTATCATTAACAAATTTTGAATTGAAGTCTTCATGCTTAACCACAAGACCACCAGCCTAGGTTTGTAAAATTGCTTTcaggcttgtaaaattcttcTCTACAAGCCAACAGACAAAAACTGAAGTTATTGCGAAACCTGCAAATTATCTTCTCACAACAATTTATTACAATTCATATGATAAGCAATAACATGCAGCCTCTGCATCATAGGATAATCAAACAAGTAGTTTAGTCCAACCTGTAAACCTCCCACTGTGTCTTAGgtagaaaatatatatgtttgagATGTTGATGTAACCTTTCACAGTTATTATAGATGAAAAGTGATATTCAGTACCACATACACAACACAATCTATAAGAAAATAATTTCAGATAGGATCACATTCAAACAATATAGTATCACGCTACCATGATGATGCTAAAAGGCCCTGCATGAAAACAGAATTCATAAAATTTCTTtggaaatattaaatgaaatacaTATTCACAAATCAAATTTTCCAGTCACCAAAACTGGTACCAAGTTAAATTTATTAAGATCTCATAGCCTAAACATAAACACtttaaaaattagttttaatacttaatattttttaGCATTGGTTCCAGATAATGTAAAGAGAGAATTATTACAGAGAATAAGAACATTCCTGGCTCAGCAGtctaatatataaagtatataccTCAGCGATTGTCAGAGGAGAGTGGACTGTTCACACATCATTCCTTTAGAAGTGTATTGGACTAGATATAGCCACAATCTAATAAGCAATAATGTTTATAATGTTAACTAAACGAAAGGTCCAAGACTTTGTACTtgacctttattttttatatatcactTGTATACTGTGTATGGAATGATAGTTTGTATCTCATTTGGCAAACTGATGAGGGAAGGATAAAATGTTCCTCTATTTGCAAATCGTCTATTTTGACACTCATGTAAAAAATACTTTGAGAGGGTGCTATAAAAGCAATTTTTGTGATTCAGTAATATATTCACTGTTACAGTTGGGAgttagacattttttttactaaaagaataCTATATCAAATACATGTAACCCTTTGAAAAAGAAATGCACATGTTAAATTTACATTGCTTggaaaatattccaaaaaaatatatgagaatagaatgttcaaaaatttcaaaccaatatgaattttaaagatCTCAtttccacaattttttttaataagaaaactagaaattaaaaaaaagattttcttttaGTATTAGCCACATTTCAGATTAGATTTGGTCATGTTTTGAACAAATAGTGTGCTAATTGA includes:
- the LOC139525479 gene encoding transcription and mRNA export factor ENY2, which translates into the protein MAGIGDDRKIKDAQMRATINQKLVETGERERLKELLRTRLVECGWRDQLKQYCKEVVKQKGLEHITVDDLVAEITPKGRSLVPDNVKRELLQRIRTFLAQQSNI